One genomic region from Hyalangium ruber encodes:
- a CDS encoding YfiR family protein, which translates to MATHFGSPRALVHGLRPRRAFALMVGVCLASSAFAEELPTTLRASMLVRVLAYDRRMGQQPPPLTLAVIHREGDVSSEDQGRELSGALETVSRGRVIAGRPLRVVRIGFTDTLQFQEKLSQERAVALYVCDGLEGDSERIAQVTRRLSVLSIAGSEAQVNHGLAIGLSRKGNSPVILVHLSAARAEGADLDAGLLSLSRLVEPEKEVH; encoded by the coding sequence ATGGCAACGCACTTTGGGAGCCCGAGGGCTCTGGTGCATGGGCTCCGTCCTCGGCGGGCCTTTGCGCTCATGGTGGGGGTGTGCCTGGCCTCCTCCGCCTTCGCGGAGGAGCTGCCCACGACGCTGCGGGCCTCCATGCTGGTGCGGGTGCTCGCCTACGACCGGAGGATGGGGCAGCAGCCGCCGCCGCTGACCCTCGCCGTCATCCACCGCGAGGGAGATGTGTCCTCGGAGGACCAGGGCCGGGAGCTCAGCGGTGCCCTGGAGACGGTGTCGCGGGGGCGAGTCATCGCCGGGCGCCCCTTGCGCGTGGTGCGCATCGGCTTCACCGACACCCTCCAGTTCCAGGAGAAGCTCTCCCAGGAGCGCGCGGTGGCGCTCTATGTCTGTGATGGGCTGGAGGGAGACTCCGAGCGCATCGCCCAGGTGACGCGACGGCTCTCGGTGCTGTCGATCGCCGGCAGCGAGGCCCAGGTCAACCATGGCCTGGCCATCGGCCTGAGCCGCAAGGGCAACAGCCCCGTCATCCTCGTACACCTGTCGGCGGCGCGCGCCGAGGGCGCCGATCTCGATGCTGGCCTGCTGAGCCTCTCTCGCCTCGTCGAGCCCGAGAAGGAGGTTCACTGA
- a CDS encoding TonB-dependent receptor produces MAPSTRACVLLLGVALFAGPAAAHPPDAPEEAPVDWSQNLSLEELLQIELAAPSKQRQLAREAPGAASLVTRDQIRQFGWTSLNDLLFSQPGFFPSRDYERSVVGSRGLHEGWNNNHLLLLVDGVPVNDHDTGGAYTWDVTPLFLVRSVEIIRGPGSALYGSSATNGVVAINTISAPKTLTDDEHLEVNSEARLRLGNWGTASVEAVAATRSEHISAVLGFRYYDSDGVSYLSYDGSERIDDTGTLRRFLVREPLGSRYLYVKLEPRKALEGLSLSYHQQAWEQGTAHGWSFWVPDAEEPLREGRHLAVLRYHSPAASGLQHEYVLTFQRHDYDLDVRFYPSGAFDGFYPAGMTESLQTRMDEVFGRAQLSGELAERLSLLGGVEYSVFMYGGDEAHYSNVDLLNTGAGAPPSDERVELGPFYEAIIGHPVNNAAAYVQLAWSRLLDTPLSLTAGLRYDLKFFAYRDTTSFDDRVSRKAYEQFSPRLALVYAPTATLSLKLQASRAFRAPSPSELFSTNSWMADTDLETILPERVSTFEFTADWTLHRHLSWRTTAFHSRFENLIGYTGGQLGNLFSRRFAGVELELMADAELGARGRLMGFGNYSFVHLLGEVDGKSGTTETAERLTWAPAHTVKAGVSYRLRRFSAALQGRYQGSVRRREMDRLTPAFIDARPVSVPAWVRFDLNTRLQVNAWSAVGVSVTNLLNTESYLVRTGDLPFDYRMDARRFLISLEVNL; encoded by the coding sequence ATGGCCCCCTCGACCCGTGCTTGCGTGCTGTTGCTGGGAGTGGCCCTGTTCGCGGGCCCTGCCGCTGCCCATCCCCCGGATGCTCCCGAGGAGGCCCCGGTCGACTGGTCCCAGAACCTGTCGCTCGAGGAGTTGCTGCAGATCGAGCTCGCCGCTCCCTCCAAGCAGCGGCAGCTGGCGCGGGAGGCTCCTGGCGCCGCCTCCCTGGTGACCCGCGACCAGATCCGACAGTTCGGCTGGACGAGCCTCAACGACCTCCTCTTCAGCCAGCCCGGCTTCTTCCCCTCGCGCGACTACGAGCGCTCGGTGGTGGGCTCCCGAGGCCTCCACGAGGGGTGGAACAACAACCACCTGCTGCTGCTGGTGGACGGCGTGCCGGTGAACGACCACGACACGGGCGGCGCCTATACGTGGGACGTCACGCCGCTGTTCCTGGTGCGCAGCGTCGAGATCATCCGTGGGCCGGGCTCGGCCCTGTATGGCTCCAGCGCCACGAATGGCGTGGTGGCCATCAACACCATCTCCGCGCCGAAGACCTTGACCGACGACGAGCACCTGGAGGTCAACAGCGAGGCGCGGCTGCGGCTCGGGAACTGGGGGACGGCGAGCGTGGAGGCGGTGGCGGCCACGCGCTCGGAGCACATCTCCGCCGTCCTGGGGTTTCGCTACTACGACTCGGATGGAGTTTCCTATTTGTCCTACGACGGCTCGGAGCGGATCGACGATACGGGCACGCTCCGGCGCTTCCTGGTTCGAGAGCCGCTCGGCAGTCGCTACCTCTACGTGAAGCTGGAGCCCCGCAAGGCGCTGGAGGGGCTGTCCTTGAGCTACCACCAGCAGGCGTGGGAGCAGGGCACCGCGCATGGGTGGTCGTTCTGGGTGCCGGATGCCGAGGAGCCCCTGCGCGAGGGACGCCACCTCGCGGTGCTGCGCTATCACTCGCCGGCCGCGAGCGGGCTCCAGCACGAGTACGTGCTCACGTTCCAGCGGCACGACTACGACCTGGACGTGCGCTTCTATCCGAGCGGGGCGTTCGATGGGTTCTACCCCGCTGGCATGACGGAGAGCCTCCAGACGCGCATGGACGAAGTCTTCGGGCGTGCCCAGCTCTCGGGCGAGCTGGCCGAGCGCCTCTCCCTGCTTGGTGGGGTGGAGTACTCGGTCTTCATGTATGGCGGTGACGAGGCGCATTACAGCAACGTCGACCTGCTCAATACGGGGGCGGGTGCTCCTCCCTCGGATGAGCGGGTGGAGCTCGGCCCGTTCTACGAGGCCATCATCGGCCACCCGGTGAACAACGCGGCGGCCTATGTCCAGCTCGCCTGGAGCCGCTTGTTGGACACACCCCTGTCGCTGACGGCGGGGCTGCGCTACGACCTGAAGTTCTTCGCCTACCGGGACACGACCTCCTTCGACGACCGGGTGAGCCGCAAGGCGTATGAGCAGTTCAGCCCCCGGCTCGCGCTGGTCTACGCCCCCACGGCCACGCTGAGCCTCAAGCTCCAGGCCAGCCGCGCGTTCCGAGCCCCCTCACCCAGCGAGCTCTTCAGCACCAACAGCTGGATGGCGGATACGGATCTCGAAACGATCCTGCCCGAGCGGGTAAGCACCTTCGAGTTCACCGCGGACTGGACGCTGCACCGCCACCTGAGCTGGCGCACCACCGCGTTCCATTCCCGGTTCGAGAACCTGATTGGCTATACCGGCGGCCAGCTGGGCAACCTGTTCTCCCGCCGCTTCGCGGGGGTGGAACTCGAGCTGATGGCGGACGCGGAGCTGGGCGCGCGAGGCCGCCTGATGGGGTTCGGCAACTACAGCTTCGTGCATCTGCTGGGGGAGGTGGATGGCAAGTCCGGCACCACGGAGACCGCCGAGCGCCTGACCTGGGCACCCGCGCATACGGTGAAGGCGGGGGTGAGCTATCGGCTGAGGCGCTTCAGCGCCGCGCTCCAGGGCCGCTACCAGGGCAGCGTCCGGCGTCGGGAGATGGATCGGTTGACGCCGGCCTTCATCGACGCACGGCCCGTGTCCGTGCCGGCCTGGGTGCGCTTCGACTTGAACACGCGGCTCCAGGTCAACGCATGGTCCGCCGTGGGGGTGTCGGTGACGAACCTGCTCAATACCGAGAGCTACCTGGTGCGGACGGGAGATCTTCCCTTCGACTACCGGATGGACGCGCGGCGCTTCCTGATCAGCCTGGAGGTCAATCTGTGA
- a CDS encoding ATP-binding protein: MALQNLSLRARLVLLVALLFAAFALFFLIFFPARMDEQARHWMLDRAMGVAQLLAGATEPALDFGDASNAQRHLETLRSTPDATFGLLLREDGTVLASWYAGHVRPIPRTIPEGAWILGQEAVSRVNIQTRGGQRGALLLGLSLAEVRRESQRTLRLAAIISAMIFGFGMLAAFGVGTVLVRPLGRVTQVALRISEGELGAQKELDLSRRDETGTLAAALSRMLHRLYEQKALIESQSEASSEGILTVSGEGALLAHNQRFLQLWQLPPERLEGHHLEELFQRLTPLLREPEVLRRLADFSREPPASGAVELGLKDGRTLTAYRAPIQSQEGTRFGWGLYFQDITARLAQERVLARNAELEQRVAERTEELARRLTELREAQEQLITADRRTSVGTLAAGVAHEINNPLAYVTSNIQFVLRELPELRASLVAGDSVPAREPLEETWQEVADALAEAREGCSRVQNIVQGLKSFSRGDDDTRKPVDISHTLEAAIGMAANELRHRARLVRDYQPVPCVEANEVHLIQVFLNLLINAAHAIEPGAADQNEVRITTWRGEDGQVRVSITDTGSGMSPEVRGRLFTPFFTTKPVGVGTGLGLSVCQGIITRLGGRIDVHSEPGQGSAFTVVMPAASVSASTPFPGSPTVNVHAARRGGRVLVVDDDPFVRAALRRALGREHDITLAASAREALGRILQGGTFDLILCDLMMPEMTGMEFFAELQRLCPSQAEEILFFTGGAFTEATRGFIETQAGRVLNKPIDTSLLLESIQARLARRAPSVGSLAAPMV; encoded by the coding sequence ATGGCGCTCCAGAACCTCTCCCTGAGGGCCCGCCTGGTCCTGCTGGTGGCGCTGCTCTTCGCGGCATTTGCCCTGTTCTTCCTCATCTTCTTCCCGGCGCGCATGGACGAGCAGGCGCGGCACTGGATGCTCGACCGGGCCATGGGGGTGGCCCAGCTCCTGGCGGGCGCGACGGAGCCCGCGCTCGACTTCGGGGATGCGAGCAACGCCCAGCGCCACCTCGAGACGCTGCGCTCCACGCCGGATGCCACCTTCGGCCTGCTGCTGCGGGAGGATGGGACGGTGCTGGCCAGTTGGTATGCGGGGCACGTTCGGCCGATTCCCCGGACGATTCCCGAGGGCGCGTGGATCCTCGGGCAGGAGGCGGTCTCGCGGGTCAACATCCAGACGCGCGGGGGACAGCGGGGCGCGCTGCTGCTGGGCCTCAGCCTCGCCGAGGTGCGGCGGGAGAGTCAGCGCACCCTGCGGCTGGCGGCCATCATCTCCGCGATGATCTTCGGCTTCGGGATGCTGGCGGCCTTCGGCGTGGGCACGGTGCTGGTCCGGCCGCTGGGGCGCGTCACCCAGGTGGCGCTGCGCATCTCCGAGGGAGAGCTTGGCGCCCAGAAGGAATTGGATCTCTCGCGGCGCGACGAGACGGGGACGCTGGCCGCGGCGCTGTCGCGGATGCTCCATCGGTTGTACGAGCAGAAGGCCCTCATCGAGTCGCAGAGCGAGGCTTCCTCCGAGGGCATCCTCACCGTGTCAGGGGAGGGGGCGCTGCTGGCGCACAACCAGCGCTTCCTCCAGCTCTGGCAGCTGCCCCCCGAGCGCCTGGAGGGGCACCACCTGGAAGAGCTCTTCCAGCGCCTCACTCCGTTATTGAGGGAGCCCGAGGTGCTGCGGCGCCTGGCGGACTTCTCGCGGGAGCCTCCTGCCTCGGGCGCGGTGGAGCTGGGGCTGAAGGACGGGCGGACGCTCACCGCCTACCGGGCGCCCATCCAGAGCCAGGAGGGGACGCGCTTTGGCTGGGGGCTCTACTTCCAGGACATCACCGCGCGCCTGGCGCAGGAGCGGGTGCTGGCGCGCAACGCGGAGCTGGAGCAGCGGGTGGCCGAGCGGACCGAGGAGCTGGCCCGGCGACTGACGGAGCTGCGCGAGGCGCAGGAGCAGCTCATCACCGCGGATCGGCGCACCTCCGTGGGCACGCTGGCCGCCGGCGTGGCGCATGAGATCAACAACCCGCTGGCCTACGTCACCTCCAACATCCAGTTCGTCCTGCGGGAGCTGCCCGAGCTGCGGGCGAGCCTCGTGGCGGGTGACTCGGTCCCGGCACGCGAGCCACTGGAGGAGACGTGGCAGGAGGTCGCCGACGCCCTGGCCGAGGCGCGGGAGGGCTGCTCGCGCGTGCAGAACATCGTCCAGGGCCTCAAGTCGTTCTCGCGGGGAGACGACGATACGCGCAAGCCCGTGGACATCTCCCACACCCTGGAGGCGGCCATCGGCATGGCGGCCAACGAGCTGCGCCACCGGGCGAGGCTGGTGCGCGACTACCAGCCGGTGCCGTGCGTCGAGGCCAACGAAGTCCACCTGATCCAGGTCTTCCTCAACTTGCTCATCAACGCCGCCCACGCCATCGAGCCCGGCGCCGCGGACCAGAACGAGGTCCGCATCACCACCTGGAGGGGCGAGGACGGGCAGGTGCGGGTGAGCATCACCGACACTGGCAGTGGCATGTCGCCCGAGGTTCGCGGCCGCCTGTTCACGCCGTTCTTCACCACCAAGCCCGTGGGGGTGGGCACCGGACTGGGCCTGTCCGTCTGTCAGGGCATCATCACCCGCTTGGGTGGGCGCATCGACGTCCACAGCGAGCCGGGGCAGGGCAGCGCCTTCACCGTCGTCATGCCCGCTGCCTCGGTCTCCGCCTCCACGCCCTTCCCGGGGAGCCCCACCGTGAACGTGCATGCCGCGCGGCGCGGGGGGAGGGTGCTGGTGGTGGATGACGATCCGTTCGTGAGAGCCGCGCTGCGGCGGGCGCTCGGGCGGGAGCACGACATCACCCTCGCCGCCAGCGCGCGGGAGGCCCTGGGGCGCATCCTTCAGGGGGGCACCTTCGATCTCATCCTGTGCGATCTGATGATGCCGGAGATGACCGGCATGGAGTTCTTCGCCGAGCTCCAGCGCCTGTGCCCCTCCCAGGCCGAGGAGATCCTCTTCTTCACGGGCGGCGCCTTCACCGAGGCGACTCGCGGCTTCATCGAGACGCAGGCAGGCCGCGTGCTGAACAAGCCCATCGATACCTCGCTCCTGCTCGAGTCGATCCAGGCGCGCCTCGCGCGAAGAGCGCCTTCTGTCGGTTCCCTCGCCGCTCCCATGGTCTGA
- a CDS encoding protease inhibitor I9 family protein: MRLPLVLLASLCLGFVACGPSMEDDAPVTEAPHSGRYLVRLREPASRDAAPSVRDQALELTARYGGTLVSVYERSFRGFTVEALPAPQAQALAGDPAVSQIEQDSRLGLTD; encoded by the coding sequence ATGCGGCTCCCCCTGGTCCTCCTTGCCTCGCTGTGCCTCGGTTTCGTGGCTTGCGGTCCCTCCATGGAGGACGACGCGCCTGTCACCGAGGCGCCCCACTCCGGGCGCTACCTCGTGCGCCTCCGGGAGCCCGCGTCCCGGGACGCGGCCCCCAGTGTCCGTGACCAGGCCCTCGAGCTGACCGCGCGCTACGGCGGGACGCTGGTCTCCGTGTACGAGCGCAGCTTCCGCGGGTTCACCGTGGAGGCGCTCCCCGCTCCGCAGGCCCAGGCGCTGGCCGGAGACCCCGCCGTGTCTCAAATCGAACAGGACTCCCGGCTCGGCCTCACAGATTGA
- the ybaK gene encoding Cys-tRNA(Pro) deacylase, with amino-acid sequence MKTNAARALDTLGIKYELREYEVDPDDLTAETVAAKVGLPAEQVFKTLVARGDRTGVLMAVVPGDAELDLKALARLSGDRKVDTVPLKELQPLTGFIRGGVTAIGGKKEYPVFVDETVELFDIISVSAGVRGTQILMAPADYLKVTKGKPGPISRPKT; translated from the coding sequence GTGAAGACGAACGCCGCCCGCGCCCTGGACACGCTGGGCATCAAGTACGAGCTGCGCGAGTACGAGGTGGATCCCGACGACCTGACCGCCGAGACGGTGGCGGCGAAGGTGGGGCTACCGGCGGAGCAGGTCTTCAAGACGCTCGTGGCGCGAGGAGACCGCACCGGCGTGCTGATGGCGGTGGTACCCGGCGACGCGGAGCTGGACCTGAAGGCGCTGGCGCGGCTGAGCGGAGACCGGAAGGTGGACACGGTCCCCCTCAAGGAGCTGCAACCGCTCACAGGCTTCATCCGTGGAGGCGTGACGGCGATCGGCGGCAAGAAGGAGTACCCCGTCTTCGTGGACGAGACGGTGGAGCTCTTCGACATCATCTCCGTGTCCGCCGGAGTCCGGGGAACGCAGATCCTCATGGCCCCGGCCGACTACCTGAAGGTGACCAAGGGCAAGCCGGGCCCCATCTCCCGCCCCAAGACCTGA